GTTCTGGGCTTTACCAACGGACGTGTGCGATTCGCTTTACCTCTGTGGATCTTATTCTTACTGTGACCTAACCACGTCACCTAACTGTAACTGTATTAGAGGGTTCGTTCCCAAGAACACTCAGCAGTGGGACTTGAAAGACGGATCACAGGGGTGTGTGAGGAGGACGCGGCTGAGCGGTAGTGGAGATGGGTTTTTGCGGCTAAATAACATGAAGTTGCCGGATACTAAGACTGCCACGGTGGATCGGACCATTGATGTGAAAAAATGTGAAGAGAGGTGTCTTAGCGATTGTAACTGTACGTCGTTTGCTATTGCGGATGTTCGAAACGGCGGATTGGGTTGTGTGTTTTGGACCGGAGAGCTCGTTGAGATCAGGAAATACGCCGTCGGTGGTCAAGATCTTTACGTCAGATTGAATGCTGCTGATCTAGGTTAGTAATTTATTCTCTTACAATAACACATCATCGGATTATCCTACGTCAtcaataatttttacttttgtcCGGATGAGGTAGTCTCCCTATTTCTTTCCCCATCCAAATATTTTACATGTCTTAAGAGATCGTTTACTTTCTATTAAAAAGTTTTCAAGTGCAAAATATACAACTGATTAACGAGAAGGCTGACTAAAATTTCCAATCcaagttgtttttgttttactttataaattttaagaaataactaaaattaaattaattgtatataaaatatatttaataaaattatataatttgttttgaaaTGCAAAGGAAATAGTACTTGCACATACTTTAGCATTGAACAAAACTgcttaaataagagtttaaaATTAATCATTTGAAACATTTATTTCAATATTCAAATAATCAATCTGAGCCATTCATccaaataagtaaataaacaaaaagaaaaaaaaaacagttaatagaataaaatagtataattgGACAGTTACATAGAAAGATATTGATAGCTAATAATCCCATTGATAGTGTATGCGTCAAAAAATGGATATCAATAGTATTGTGACATTACATGCGTTCGTATGTATTTGCAGGCACTGGTTAACTCTAATAAGGAAGATGCATAAAATATGGTAGCTGGATAATAAAAGTGCGGGTCTACACACTGAGGTTGTAGCAGAATAGCCGAATATATACATTGCAGTGGTAATATTATAAGACTAAGTgacatattataaatatttataaaatagtcaaattatattcaatgaaaATGTTGTTTCCACTTGTTGATCAATTTTAAaccattttataatttatatataatgaaaaataaatataatattatgtttcatattttgaatcggTACAATTCAAGaccaacaaaatttattaatctatAGTATTTATTAACTTATCGATTACTAATTTATATAGTTCATATTGTATTATCAACGCAATAAAGTGACCCATTCGTAACGTGACCCATTCATAACATCTTCTTAAGGTTTATGagttatttagggtttaattaGAGTTATTTAAGATTCATCCCTTTGGAGGTTGGATCTGACTAGGAATTTTACGTGGAGACGTTTCATAGCAATCCATAGCTCATGAATCCCGTGGCTGTGTTTGATCGGTGATACTCGTGCTTACTTGTTTTAACTTTAACTAGGTTCgttcccgggctacgcccgggttatCTTATATGAAAATGTTGAAccaaaatatcatattaaattTTGGTGTTGATTGTTTGAACGCAAAAAAGTGTGTTGTATATCGAGTTTACGCACAATTGAATGTAAGAGAGTGAGTTTAGCGAACCTATAGTCatgattatatttttctgataCTTGATATGTGACTTTACGTGAGTGGTAGCTACGCCCGGATTTTTTCCTATAATATTAATTgaatttgtgtgtttttattttaaaaatgaacaaatataatatatactggAACTggtttattgaaaatataaaaatggtaTCTTCTATAAAACTGgtctataattataaaaatatatgcatatttaaaaatattagatttttttgtgtgttttattggAATTATAGTAAATCATTAGCTTTATTAAAAATGGTATCTTAGTTCTAATAGATATATGCCACCAAGTAATCAGTAACATTAGGCTAGGACGATGGAACCAATATGAAGACGAAAGTGAAACTGaaatttagatttaatataggtgtagaaatctaaaaaaaacaatggtaaaatagtttaaaatgtAATTGAATCTGCGTATTAAGTCTTGTGAGAAAGAGAATAATAATTCGAATGACGCATGAATTAGGATCACTCTGTGCTGCATGGTTCTCTTATTTTCCTTTTGAATTGCTTAATGTAATCAATTGATTTGTTGAAGTAGAAAGTTGTCGCTGGTGATGAACGGAGTAGTAGTTTACCTGGAAAATATTAGATATTATTGttatgttgataaaaaaaatttaaatctgtattattttttgatgtgtttagtaaaattatttacCTTGGAAAAGTTTAGGAATTATGCTTGTGATGATGACAACTTTAAATTTCCTATCCTTCTTGCATTGTAGGATGCTAAAATCTGCTGCTTGCTTGTCGCACAGTATGAGTTTAACAATTGTCGACCTGAGATAGAGATGTATGTATGAAGATAATTATTATTTCGTTTTAACTAGTGTGTTAGACTTACTTGTTCATCCGTAGACCAATCGTGGCATCAATATTGAGTTCTGGGTGGTtcggttttattttttgtattatgaCTATCTGCCCGACGACATCTGCACATTGATTTTAGAATAAACATCcatgtttgtttaattaataATGGAATGACTTACTGACCTGGTAAGTATGTGGGTGTAATGGCTAACCGCAATAGATTTCTGCAATTCTGAGGAACTAAAGTGTGAACTGGAAATATCGGACAGTCGAGTGTAACGTTCAATACTATTGTCTTTTGGTCGATCCGAATGTAATACGGCAGTTGGGTGAGTTTCCGATTTCGAGGATTATTTATGACGGAAAATCCCGAAAACTCGTATACATCTCCTTCAGCTAATTTTGTTGGATCATTCGGCTGAATGTTTCCGGTGAGCCGACCTTCTAATAGTTGTCCCTGAGTGTGAACAAATTTTGTTGTGGCGAATCAATTAAGTTAATAGTGAGTAGTTTAAACAAAATATGGTGAATTggaaaatagatatatattagttaaaaaaGGCTTACGTGGTGGTCGTAGCACAGGAAGCCGATGGAAGTTTGAGTATTATCTGTTTGGTGGTTTATGATGTCCCAAACATTTCTTATACATACTGTAATAGGACGCACTGAAATCCCTTCCTGAAGTTGGTGGATTCTTTGAGGAATGTGTTGCATGGAAGATGTCACTGTAAGACATgcgattttatttaaaaatgttatttagaACTTTGCAAACAAAACTATAAATTGTAATAAGATACATAAATTTTCAACAATAATTATTATACACAGggatgtattttaaaaattaacattttgggTCATACGGAATACGTAATAGCCGGacatttaaaatatgttttccctTACAAATTAATGATATCAAAACAAACGTATAATTTGTATTACTGAAATGTTTTTTCATAAATATGTAATTGtctatgatattttataattacagaaaaatatagaaataatatTGTACAGATACGATCTcgagataagaaaaaaattaaatcttctttttaataaaaaaattaaattagtatattgagtttttttttgtttcagagaAATATTAAGCGTGTATGATAACATTTGgtttcaaatataaaaacttttatacGAAAATTTACATTGTTATATCAggcaaataaattttgttattatttaaaatagattAGAAAGAGTATTACTATTTCCTGTATgtatattctaaaataatatattcggttaatttttttatgtttaatagtGTCtgaaatatttacaataaaaatatggtTTAATTGGATTAGATATTCCAATTGGTTGATCAAAAAGAAGATTAAACAcctttaaaaaccaaaaaaaaaatgctggATCCTTGACAAAGGATAAAAATTCTGAGAGAAAGAGTCTGGAGATTATATAGTTACCTGCAGTTTCTATGGGTTGATCTTTGGGTGGATTATTCATTTCGTTGAAACAATGATCTTTCAACCAACCTACTATCAATGAGATATATGTCTTTCACTTTCTTGTTCAAGAAGGAAGAGCCATAAAAAGTTAAAGAGAGATTTGTACGGCAAAGAGATCAAAACAGCTAAGTTGAAACCAATATacacaataataaattaaatgagAATGGCAAATATTAGTTGGACAATACCTGTTTGAAGCAGAAGTGAATTCGAGAAGTGTTGGGCTGAGGGAGGCGTTGAAGAGTAGTTAGGTTAAGGGTTTTTTATTCTAAGCATAAGAATATATGATACATGTGAATGTGGCTAATTTCCTTAAGTTTCGCAAGCGCCTATTCTATTATTTATCACCATGAATGTGGCTCATTTCCAAAATTTCATAAATGTGTACAATTGATTACAGGAATATAGAATCCTGATAAGAATTCACGgcaaaattgattttaaaaaatatagaaaatcaaTCTGTTTGTTATTTTGCTCATATATGTAAAAGTcaacaaagattataagaaacAATAGAGATTATAAGAAAGATAGTTCAAATTGTTGAAATGCAAAGTCTGAAGTTGAAAAAACTGAGCAGTGTCTTTAACTTAACCAAAAAAGTACTTAAACagcagaaaattttaaaaaaccaaCTCAGTACTTAAACTGCATCTGTGAGCAGAGGCTCTAATTCTCACATCTTGGGCGTTTAGCTGTCTCTGGATCAGCACTGCTACACGCCCGCTTACTCTCCTCATCTGCAGTGTCTCCACCGCCTTTATGAGGTTCACAGACGGCGTCTCCAGACTGCGTTGCTCCCTCGGACATTGCAGCAATGTCATTTCCAACTGAAGCTTCCGTGGGTTATGGTGTGTCTAGAGAGAGGATCTTGGTGACAGTTATCGCTCGAGTATTGCCTGAGAAATTGTGGTCAGTAACTTTCACACAGAACTTATGTGTCTGTCCAATGGTGCTGATTAGAGCTTCTGGGACAGGCACCTCATGATCAGCTTCTTCGCTTTTATTAGCCTTACATTCAAGTTTAATAGTGTCAGTTTAAATAACTTGGGAGCTAAGCAAcggaaaaagttaaaaaatcatTTGAGATTATAAGATGGTGCTAGTTACCTCAAAGTAGCTGCTAACTAACTCGGATGCATGCCTCCCAGTCAACTCCCGACCAGCATCTCCAAGTAAGACAAAGAAAGCTTGTTCACTGTTGTCATAAACAGAAATCTTAGCCCGGTACCTGTTGTGAAAGAATAAGAAACTAAcgtcaaaaattcaaaaattgaaaattaatacTATTGAAACCGTAACTGCATATTAAGGCGATGTAACATACTCTGGAACGCCAGTTGTGTTAACCTTCTGACATTTTGTGTTTGTACAAATCAACGAACTTGGGCCGTTGGTAGCCTTAGAATGGCACCCACTGCATGCAATGTAGTACCAAGGAGAGCCATGAACAACATCATCAATAGTAGCAGTGCACTCAAAAAAGGCAGCCTGCGAAATTTTATTAGCATGAGATTAAAATATATCAGTGTTTAAAAAGAGTAAGTAATACAGCTTTACTTTACCTTTGCAGATTCCTGAGTCATATAGGAGAATATTTCTGCTATAGACAGTGTCTCACGCTTAGTGATGACGTCTGCGCAAACTTGGTTAGCAATCTCTGGGTTAGAGCTCAGcctgaaacaaaataaaaagcagTGTGTCAGTCAATCACTGCTATAAGTGTAAGTCTACGCATCAGATGAATCTGTATAGAAGAGATGCTTAAGACGGATATACATACCAGGTGAAATAATCCCTGGTTGGTTGGACATCATAGTCCATGAAGACCCGTGTGGAGGACATAGAGGATAGGGC
This genomic interval from Brassica napus cultivar Da-Ae chromosome A6, Da-Ae, whole genome shotgun sequence contains the following:
- the LOC125610125 gene encoding uncharacterized protein LOC125610125, encoding MSSTRVFMDYDVQPTRDYFTWLSSNPEIANQVCADVITKRETLSIAEIFSYMTQESAKAAFFECTATIDDVVHGSPWYYIACSGCHSKATNGPSSLICTNTKCQKVNTTGVPEYVTSP